One genomic segment of Arthrobacter sp. Marseille-P9274 includes these proteins:
- the dcd gene encoding dCTP deaminase: MLISDRDIRKEIDARRIVLEPYLPEMVQPSSVDVRIDRFFRLFDNHKYAHIDPQLEQPELTRLVEVDPDEPFILHPGEFVLGSTYETVTLPDDVAARLEGKSSLGRLGLLTHSTAGFIDPGFSGHVTLELSNMATLPIKLWPGSKIGQLCFFRLSSPAEYAYGSGQYGNRYQGQRGPTASRSHLNFHRTRIER; the protein is encoded by the coding sequence GTGCTGATCTCAGACCGGGACATCCGGAAAGAAATCGATGCCCGGCGCATCGTCCTGGAACCCTACCTGCCGGAGATGGTCCAGCCGTCCAGCGTGGACGTGCGGATCGACCGGTTTTTCCGGCTGTTCGACAACCACAAGTACGCCCACATCGATCCGCAGCTGGAGCAGCCCGAGCTGACCCGCCTGGTCGAGGTGGATCCGGACGAGCCCTTCATCCTGCACCCGGGCGAGTTCGTGCTCGGCTCCACCTATGAGACGGTCACGCTGCCGGACGACGTCGCCGCCCGGCTCGAGGGCAAGTCCTCGCTGGGCCGGCTGGGCCTGCTGACCCATTCCACCGCGGGCTTCATCGACCCGGGGTTCTCCGGGCACGTGACGCTGGAACTGTCCAACATGGCGACCCTGCCGATCAAGCTGTGGCCCGGCTCCAAGATCGGCCAGCTCTGCTTCTTCCGCCTGTCCTCGCCGGCCGAGTACGCCTACGGATCGGGCCAGTATGGCAACCGCTACCAGGGGCAGCGGGGGCCGACGGCGTCGCGCAGCCACCTCAACTTCCACCGCACCCGGATCGAACGCTAG
- a CDS encoding D-alanyl-D-alanine carboxypeptidase family protein — translation MTTAPPRRLRPMLAALAAAAALILALFTAAPARAAEPVRDPGHSRVLVNKDHPLSPAKYTPSLVSWKGTGYRMRSDVRSKLSGLFTGAANAGHSIAVVSAYRSYTQQRDLYNYYVQTYGKAYADRISARPGYSEHQTGLAVDVGLASGSCGLAACFGDTAAGKWVAANAYKFGFIIRYPKGHEATTGYTYEPWHLRYVGVALATEMRSKKIPTMEHYYVLGKPSVRSYADVLAADPAGELWRYPGGASRLHARVRIDTAYGGVRTGTAVDWNRDGTIDLLLQMKDGRLLVNYGRAGGGFQAPRQVGSGFARFDITAGSWVSADRYPGLVAKRWSDGSLFYYRNGSGAGLSGGKVFSRGWGAYWPTLLDWNQDGKQDIVAVRRTGELYVYPGNGTGSVSTSASARKQIGGSGWDKVSSITPLYGYAASGSTGFMAKFKDGALRYYPYTAGRFGIRSQEGSGFTGYNVFR, via the coding sequence ATGACCACCGCACCGCCGCGCCGTCTTCGGCCCATGCTGGCAGCACTCGCCGCCGCAGCCGCCCTGATCCTCGCCCTGTTCACCGCGGCTCCGGCCCGGGCCGCCGAGCCGGTCCGGGACCCCGGGCACAGTAGGGTCCTGGTCAACAAGGACCACCCGCTGAGTCCGGCCAAGTACACACCGTCCCTGGTGAGCTGGAAGGGCACCGGCTACCGGATGCGGTCGGACGTGAGGTCCAAGCTCTCCGGCCTGTTCACGGGGGCGGCCAACGCCGGCCACTCCATCGCCGTCGTCAGCGCCTACCGCTCCTACACGCAGCAGCGCGACCTCTACAACTACTACGTCCAGACGTACGGCAAGGCCTACGCGGACCGGATCTCCGCCCGGCCGGGCTACAGCGAGCACCAGACCGGCCTGGCCGTGGACGTCGGTCTCGCGAGCGGCTCCTGCGGCCTGGCCGCCTGCTTCGGCGACACCGCGGCGGGCAAGTGGGTGGCAGCCAACGCCTACAAGTTCGGCTTCATCATCCGCTACCCCAAGGGCCACGAAGCCACCACCGGCTACACCTACGAGCCCTGGCACCTGCGCTACGTCGGCGTCGCGCTGGCCACCGAGATGCGGTCCAAGAAGATCCCGACGATGGAGCACTACTACGTCCTGGGCAAGCCCAGCGTGCGCAGCTATGCCGACGTCCTCGCCGCGGACCCGGCCGGCGAGCTCTGGCGCTATCCCGGCGGCGCGAGCAGGCTGCACGCGCGGGTGCGGATCGACACCGCCTACGGCGGGGTCAGGACCGGCACGGCGGTGGACTGGAACCGCGACGGCACCATCGACCTGCTGCTGCAGATGAAGGACGGCCGCCTGCTGGTCAACTACGGCAGGGCCGGCGGCGGCTTCCAGGCCCCGCGGCAGGTCGGCAGTGGCTTCGCCAGGTTCGACATCACCGCCGGCAGCTGGGTGTCTGCGGACCGCTATCCGGGCCTGGTCGCCAAGCGCTGGTCGGACGGCTCCCTGTTCTACTACCGCAACGGCTCCGGCGCGGGGCTCTCCGGCGGCAAGGTCTTCAGCCGTGGCTGGGGCGCCTACTGGCCGACCCTGCTGGACTGGAACCAGGACGGCAAGCAGGACATCGTCGCGGTGCGCCGCACCGGAGAGCTGTACGTCTATCCGGGCAACGGCACGGGCTCGGTCAGCACCTCCGCGTCGGCGCGCAAGCAGATCGGCGGCAGCGGCTGGGACAAGGTCTCCTCCATCACCCCGCTCTACGGCTACGCCGCGTCGGGCTCCACCGGCTTCATGGCGAAGTTCAAGGACGGTGCCCTGCGCTACTACCCCTACACCGCCGGCCGCTTCGGCATCCGCAGCCAGGAAGGTTCCGGCTTCACCGGCTACAACGTCTTCCGCTGA
- a CDS encoding MFS transporter, with protein MSHSPHSPASPSGTGNSALGEINKKHVLAWASWDWGSAAFNAVMTTFVFTVYLTGEAFGGEDYASGILGYGLALSGLAIALLAPLTGQRSDAGGRRKYWLGVNSVAVAVLTALCFFVYPSPGFLFLGVALIALASVFAEFAGVNYNAMLGQISTPATIGKISGFGWAMGYVGGIVALALVLVGFVLPENGWFGATAEDGLNIRLVAVFSAVWFMAFALPVLFTVPEIPRQPKAAALGIAASYGLLFRRIKAIYRTSPHTIFFLLASAVFRDGLAAVFTFGGVIAAGTFGFPLTGVIIFAIAGNVVAALGAVVGGYLDDRVGPKKVIVGSLIGLLAAGTAIFLLGAESHSVLGVSWTGDTTFWVCGLLLCLFVGPAQASSRAYLARLAPYGEEGEYFGLYATTGRAVSFLAPSLFALCIGIFGAQRFGILGILIVLLAGLLLLLPVKEPREIPTATTPAA; from the coding sequence ATGAGCCACTCGCCTCACTCCCCGGCCTCGCCCAGCGGGACCGGGAATTCAGCCCTGGGGGAAATCAACAAGAAGCATGTGCTGGCGTGGGCTTCGTGGGACTGGGGCTCGGCCGCCTTCAACGCGGTCATGACGACGTTCGTCTTCACGGTCTACCTGACCGGCGAAGCGTTCGGCGGCGAGGACTATGCCTCCGGCATCCTGGGCTACGGGCTCGCGCTCTCCGGGCTGGCCATCGCACTGCTCGCCCCGCTGACCGGCCAGCGCTCGGACGCCGGCGGCCGGCGGAAGTACTGGCTCGGCGTCAACAGCGTTGCCGTGGCCGTGCTGACCGCGCTGTGCTTCTTCGTGTACCCCTCCCCCGGCTTCCTCTTCCTCGGCGTCGCCCTGATCGCGCTGGCCAGCGTGTTCGCCGAGTTCGCCGGGGTCAACTACAACGCCATGCTGGGGCAGATCTCCACGCCGGCCACGATCGGCAAGATCAGCGGGTTCGGCTGGGCGATGGGCTACGTCGGCGGCATCGTGGCCCTGGCGCTGGTGCTCGTCGGATTCGTCCTCCCGGAGAACGGCTGGTTCGGGGCCACCGCCGAGGACGGCCTGAACATCCGGCTGGTCGCCGTGTTCTCCGCCGTGTGGTTCATGGCCTTCGCGCTGCCCGTACTGTTCACCGTCCCGGAGATTCCGCGCCAGCCCAAGGCGGCAGCGCTCGGCATCGCGGCCTCCTACGGGCTGCTGTTCCGCCGGATCAAGGCCATCTACCGGACCAGCCCGCACACCATCTTCTTCCTGCTCGCGAGCGCCGTCTTCCGGGACGGCCTGGCCGCCGTCTTCACGTTCGGCGGCGTCATCGCCGCAGGCACCTTCGGCTTCCCGCTGACCGGGGTCATCATCTTCGCGATCGCCGGCAACGTCGTCGCCGCCCTAGGCGCCGTCGTCGGCGGCTACCTGGACGACCGCGTCGGGCCCAAGAAAGTCATCGTCGGCTCGCTGATCGGCCTGCTGGCGGCCGGAACCGCGATCTTCCTGCTCGGCGCCGAAAGCCACAGCGTCCTGGGCGTCTCGTGGACCGGCGACACGACCTTCTGGGTCTGCGGCCTCCTGCTCTGCCTGTTCGTCGGCCCGGCCCAGGCCTCCAGCCGCGCCTACCTCGCCCGGCTCGCGCCGTACGGCGAGGAAGGCGAATACTTCGGCCTCTACGCCACCACCGGCCGGGCCGTCAGCTTCCTGGCTCCCTCGCTCTTCGCCCTCTGCATCGGCATCTTCGGCGCCCAGCGCTTCGGCATCCTGGGCATCCTGATCGTCCTGCTCGCCGGACTGCTGCTGCTGCTGCCGGTCAAGGAGCCGCGCGAAATTCCCACCGCCACAACGCCGGCCGCCTGA
- a CDS encoding tryptophan 2,3-dioxygenase, which yields MSVEKNTRSFEQGIETDFSDKMSYGSYLKLDLLLAAQQPVSRPEHHDELLFIIQHQVTELWFKLILHELRAVRAELRADDLREAMKGIARVKHIQRTLTEQWSVLATLTPSEYAQFRGDLGASSGFQSWQYRAVEFLLGNKNPAMLKVFAADPAAHELLSDLLDATSIYDEFLALLHRRGYAVPPAVLERDVRHAHVFSLELVAAFKYIYENTHDNWDVYEACEELVDLEENFQLWRFRHLKTVERTIGYKPGTGGSSGAAFLQKALELTFFPELLAVRTEIGRP from the coding sequence ATGTCCGTGGAGAAGAATACCCGCAGCTTCGAGCAGGGGATCGAGACCGATTTCTCGGACAAGATGAGCTACGGGTCCTACCTGAAACTGGACCTCCTGCTCGCCGCCCAGCAGCCGGTCAGCCGCCCCGAGCACCACGACGAGCTGCTGTTCATCATCCAGCACCAGGTCACCGAACTCTGGTTCAAGCTCATCCTGCACGAGCTGCGCGCGGTGCGGGCCGAGCTGCGCGCTGACGACCTCCGCGAGGCGATGAAGGGCATCGCCCGGGTCAAGCACATCCAGCGCACGCTCACCGAGCAGTGGTCCGTGCTGGCCACGCTGACGCCCTCCGAGTACGCGCAGTTCCGCGGCGACCTCGGTGCGTCCTCCGGCTTCCAGTCCTGGCAGTACCGCGCCGTGGAGTTCCTGCTGGGCAACAAGAACCCGGCCATGCTGAAGGTCTTCGCGGCGGACCCGGCCGCCCATGAGCTGCTATCGGACCTGCTCGATGCCACGAGTATCTACGACGAGTTCCTGGCGCTGCTCCACCGCCGCGGCTACGCGGTGCCCCCGGCCGTGCTCGAGCGCGATGTCCGCCACGCCCACGTGTTCAGCCTGGAGCTGGTGGCCGCGTTCAAGTACATCTACGAGAACACGCATGACAACTGGGACGTCTACGAGGCGTGCGAGGAACTCGTGGACCTGGAGGAGAACTTCCAGCTCTGGCGCTTCCGGCACCTGAAGACGGTGGAGCGCACCATCGGCTACAAGCCCGGCACCGGCGGCTCCTCCGGCGCGGCGTTCCTGCAGAAGGCGCTGGAGCTGACGTTCTTTCCCGAGCTGCTCGCGGTCCGCACGGAGATCGGCCGCCCCTGA